TAATAAACTGGGATTTTACATTAGGGGTAAAGGCAGGCATTATCGGGGTTTCCATATACATGCTGATTACTTCAATATTTGTCAGGCATACGCTCTGCAAATTCGTCTGCGCTGCAGGCCTTATGCAGATGCTTTTTGGATGGATAAGCCCTCTTTCCCTGAGACTTAAAATGGATGTTGCAAGGAGTAGAGATTGCACTGACTGTAAAGAATGCGAGAAGGCATGTTTTATGAATGTTATTCCAAGGAAAAATAAAAGGGATATCTCGTGCGTGAATTGCGGCGCCTGCATAGCTGCATGCAATAAAGAACTCGGCAATGGCAAAGGGCTTTTTCATTATAGCTTTGGCGAAAAATGCACTTCGCCCATGGAAAATTCTAAGAACCTGACCGAGATACCATCTTATCCCTTACAGAAAGGGCGGGAAGGTGTTAAAATTAAAGCGTTATGAAGGAGGGATATATGGAAACATTAGACCTGAAGAAGTTAATTAAATTTCAGCCTGACAGGATTTCAAGAGAGATGCTTTCTGACAAGCCTGAGATGCGCATTGCCTTGATGTGTTTAAACGAAGGGCAGAAACTTGAACCGCATAAGGCGCCATTAAGGCTTCTCATGTACTGTGTTCAGGGCAAAGGAACATTTATCGTCGGAGATGAACGCATTGAGGCAGATGAAAAAACATACATACTCTGTGACCCGATGGTGCCTCACGGCTTTGAGGCAGACAAAGGCGAAAAACTTGTGGTTATGGCTGTTGTTACGCCGGTTGAATAGGCAATAAATATTTTTAAAGCAGTCAAGGTATAGTGGTCACTAAAG
This genomic stretch from Nitrospirota bacterium harbors:
- a CDS encoding cupin domain-containing protein; translation: METLDLKKLIKFQPDRISREMLSDKPEMRIALMCLNEGQKLEPHKAPLRLLMYCVQGKGTFIVGDERIEADEKTYILCDPMVPHGFEADKGEKLVVMAVVTPVE